From one Bacteroidota bacterium genomic stretch:
- a CDS encoding T9SS type A sorting domain-containing protein: MKKLLLLFVIAMGRFAPEAISQNTWTQKANFGGTARQGAIGFSIGTKGYIGLGGDASMTGYSDFWEWDQSANTWTQRANYPGAGLVSGIGFSIGTAGYVGTGYVNHNDFWKWDQASNTWSQKANFAGVGRYNACAFSIGTKGYVGTGSSGGPPYLNDFWEYDPATDSWTQKTNFPINVSARAAFSTGVKGYICNGWDYSNNLVSVYEYDPSNNAWTQKANFGGAKRSNDDGFSFAGKGYVGTGRDGSIYYSDFWEYDPIANSWTQRANFGGVARAATVGFSIGSKGYYGTGLNSSGNLLQDFWEYSAINNGVNEINPDNLISIYPNPSNGKFTLSSEITKGEIIIYNVQGEKVTQSVIPSGASLPAGQAGNLTIDLSNQPNGIYFLKLITNTEEQYQKIVKIQ; the protein is encoded by the coding sequence ATGAAAAAACTTTTACTCCTATTTGTCATTGCGATGGGGCGTTTCGCTCCAGAAGCAATCTCACAAAACACATGGACACAAAAAGCAAATTTTGGCGGAACCGCGAGGCAAGGTGCTATTGGTTTTTCCATAGGTACTAAAGGATATATTGGGCTTGGAGGAGACGCTTCTATGACCGGATATTCAGATTTTTGGGAATGGGATCAATCTGCAAATACATGGACACAAAGAGCAAACTATCCCGGTGCGGGATTGGTTTCTGGAATAGGTTTTTCCATCGGCACCGCAGGATATGTTGGAACAGGGTATGTTAACCATAATGATTTTTGGAAATGGGACCAGGCATCAAACACATGGTCTCAGAAAGCAAATTTTGCCGGAGTTGGCAGATATAATGCCTGTGCTTTTTCAATCGGTACTAAAGGATATGTGGGCACTGGTTCATCAGGCGGTCCTCCTTACCTTAATGATTTTTGGGAATATGATCCTGCAACAGATTCATGGACACAAAAAACAAATTTCCCCATTAATGTTTCTGCGAGGGCAGCATTTTCAACGGGTGTAAAAGGATATATCTGCAACGGATGGGATTATTCCAATAATCTGGTATCGGTTTATGAATATGACCCATCGAACAATGCATGGACACAAAAAGCAAATTTTGGAGGCGCGAAAAGAAGCAATGATGATGGATTTTCATTTGCCGGTAAAGGATATGTTGGAACAGGAAGAGATGGCTCAATTTATTATTCTGATTTTTGGGAATATGATCCTATAGCAAACAGTTGGACTCAAAGAGCAAATTTTGGCGGAGTAGCAAGAGCGGCTACTGTTGGTTTTTCCATTGGCAGTAAAGGATATTACGGAACCGGATTAAACTCTTCCGGAAATTTGTTGCAGGATTTTTGGGAATACAGCGCTATAAATAATGGAGTGAATGAAATCAATCCTGATAATTTAATTTCCATCTATCCAAATCCATCAAACGGAAAATTCACTTTGAGTTCTGAAATAACAAAAGGAGAAATAATAATTTATAACGTGCAGGGAGAAAAAGTGACACAAAGTGTCATTCCGAGTGGAGCGAGCCTGCCTGCCGGACAGGCAGGGAATCTCACCATTGATTTATCAAATCAACCAAATGGAATTTATTTTCTCAAACTGATAACAAACACCGAAGAACAGTATCAGAAGATTGTGAAAATACAATAG
- a CDS encoding gliding motility-associated C-terminal domain-containing protein, whose protein sequence is MGANDGGWSPQDPGAAYNAGGFCGTFFCVTANMRMESPVINCTGKSNITIAFNYIEDGDGTNDDATLWYYNGATWAQIDPLAKTPFGACAPQGKWTAFSMLLPASANNNANVKIGFNWTNNDDGAGTDPSFAVDDITLSVTGGSAPVANFSTTNTICAGQCINFTDLSSNAPTSWSWSFTGATPAASASQNPTNICYNTAGTYTATLTATNANGSSSTSQTITVNPLPTANAGSNVTICQGQSTTLNGTGGGTYAWSPTTALSNPNISNPVASPTTTTTYSVTVTNSCGSSTASVNVSVNPLPTATAGPNSTVCPSTTVTITATGGGTYAWNTGQTTASISVAPSATASYTVTVSNACGSSTASATVTISNTLVTTIAGSTTICSGQSATLTANGGNTFSWSTGGTNASVIVSPTATSSYTVYASSGTCADTVAATVTVTSPPSPSIAGNTTICSGQSATLTASGGNTYSWIPVGQTTSSVIVSPTATSTFTVIASIGSCSNTATTTVTVNPTPTAFGSNFTICSGTMATLNGGLGGNYSWSTGQTTSSIIVAPTTSTNYTVIVSNGVCTDTGIHSATVIPIPVASISGSTTICSGQMATLTASGGGTYSWSNSSTASTISVTPTSTTTYSVIATVWFCSDTTSATVFVSPPPVAIVSGGTTICSGNNATLTASGGGTYSWSTGSNNSSITVSPAVTTTYSVIVTNAGNCTASATATVNVDIPAANAGNSVSIVQGNSTALSASGGGTYSWNTGETSAGISVSPSATTEYCVYVADAKGCTDSACVTVYVEANCSNLGELYLPNAFSPNGDGQNDSLLVYYGNYLCIKTLSITIYNRWGEKVFHSDDPLFRWDGAAKGNKLDSGAYTYYLNATLNDNTEIHRKGTVNLMR, encoded by the coding sequence GTGGGAGCAAACGATGGAGGATGGTCGCCACAAGACCCGGGCGCTGCTTACAATGCCGGTGGGTTTTGCGGAACCTTTTTTTGCGTTACTGCCAACATGAGAATGGAATCACCTGTTATTAATTGCACAGGAAAATCTAACATTACAATTGCATTTAACTATATTGAAGATGGAGACGGAACAAATGATGATGCAACGCTGTGGTATTATAACGGAGCAACATGGGCGCAAATTGACCCGCTTGCTAAAACTCCCTTTGGCGCCTGCGCTCCCCAAGGCAAATGGACTGCATTTTCCATGCTTCTTCCTGCAAGCGCAAATAATAATGCGAATGTAAAAATTGGTTTTAACTGGACGAATAATGACGATGGCGCTGGCACCGACCCTTCCTTTGCCGTAGATGATATTACTCTTTCAGTAACAGGCGGCTCAGCACCTGTGGCAAATTTTTCTACCACCAATACCATTTGCGCGGGGCAGTGCATAAACTTCACCGACCTTAGCAGCAATGCTCCCACCAGTTGGAGTTGGAGTTTTACAGGAGCAACTCCTGCCGCTTCCGCTTCACAGAATCCAACTAACATTTGTTACAACACTGCAGGAACATATACCGCAACGCTCACCGCCACCAATGCAAACGGTTCAAGCAGCACATCGCAAACCATTACTGTGAATCCGCTTCCCACCGCAAACGCGGGAAGCAATGTTACAATATGCCAGGGGCAAAGTACAACGCTGAATGGAACAGGCGGAGGAACGTATGCATGGTCGCCCACAACTGCATTGAGCAATCCGAATATTTCAAACCCGGTTGCATCGCCAACCACCACTACAACTTATTCCGTAACCGTAACAAATTCCTGCGGCTCATCCACGGCTTCAGTGAATGTGTCGGTTAATCCTTTGCCAACTGCCACTGCAGGACCAAATTCAACTGTGTGTCCAAGTACAACAGTTACAATCACGGCAACAGGCGGAGGAACCTACGCATGGAACACGGGGCAAACCACCGCTTCTATATCTGTTGCGCCTTCGGCAACTGCATCCTATACCGTTACTGTTTCCAATGCCTGCGGTTCGAGTACCGCTTCGGCAACGGTTACAATTTCCAACACGCTTGTTACAACCATTGCAGGCAGCACAACAATATGTTCCGGTCAATCCGCCACGCTCACTGCCAACGGAGGAAATACTTTTTCGTGGAGCACCGGTGGAACAAACGCTTCGGTGATTGTTTCGCCCACCGCAACTTCTTCCTACACAGTTTATGCTTCGAGCGGAACCTGTGCCGATACCGTGGCGGCAACGGTTACGGTTACTTCTCCTCCCTCTCCAAGCATTGCGGGGAACACCACCATTTGTTCAGGGCAAAGCGCAACGCTCACTGCCAGCGGAGGAAATACGTATTCATGGATTCCCGTAGGGCAAACCACTTCTTCGGTAATTGTTTCTCCGACCGCCACCAGCACTTTCACGGTGATTGCTTCCATCGGCTCGTGCTCCAATACGGCAACCACTACTGTTACGGTGAATCCAACGCCAACCGCTTTCGGTTCAAACTTTACAATTTGCTCCGGCACAATGGCAACGCTTAATGGAGGTCTCGGTGGAAATTATTCCTGGAGCACGGGACAAACCACTTCTTCCATTATTGTTGCTCCGACAACTTCCACAAATTATACCGTGATTGTTTCCAATGGGGTTTGCACCGATACAGGAATTCATTCGGCAACCGTTATTCCAATTCCTGTAGCAAGTATTTCAGGAAGCACAACCATTTGCTCCGGACAAATGGCTACACTCACCGCAAGCGGAGGAGGAACTTATTCATGGAGTAATTCCTCCACTGCTTCAACTATATCAGTTACTCCAACTTCCACCACTACTTATTCTGTGATTGCGACCGTTTGGTTCTGTAGCGACACCACAAGCGCAACCGTTTTTGTTTCTCCACCGCCTGTTGCCATAGTTTCCGGAGGAACAACCATCTGTTCCGGCAATAATGCAACTCTTACTGCCAGCGGAGGAGGAACCTATTCGTGGAGCACCGGTTCAAATAATTCTTCCATCACGGTTTCTCCTGCTGTTACCACCACTTATTCAGTAATTGTTACCAATGCGGGCAACTGCACCGCATCCGCAACTGCCACCGTGAATGTAGATATTCCTGCTGCCAATGCGGGAAACAGCGTGAGCATTGTGCAGGGAAATTCTACTGCGCTCTCTGCTTCGGGAGGAGGAACGTATAGTTGGAATACGGGGGAAACTTCTGCAGGCATTTCGGTTTCTCCTTCGGCAACCACCGAGTATTGCGTGTATGTTGCCGATGCAAAAGGATGCACCGATTCCGCCTGCGTCACAGTGTATGTGGAAGCAAATTGTTCCAACCTCGGTGAACTTTATCTTCCGAATGCCTTTTCTCCCAATGGCGATGGGCAGAATGATTCGCTGCTGGTGTACTATGGAAATTATCTCTGCATAAAAACACTGAGCATTACCATTTACAACCGCTGGGGAGAAAAAGTATTTCACTCGGATGACCCGCTATTCAGATGGGATGGCGCTGCGAAAGGAAATAAACTTGACAGCGGGGCGTATACCTATTATTTGAATGCCACGCTGAATGATAATACTGAAATCCACCGGAAGGGAACTGTGAATCTTATGAGATAA
- a CDS encoding PorP/SprF family type IX secretion system membrane protein, whose product MKKLIVFLAICHLPSAICLVKSQDYRFTQAYANPLRLNPAIMGANSDLRAGLGYRTQWSSIEKGFTTMYFSGMYPLYMKSGGKLDVGVSAINDKAGAFKTTDLALAVDYNREIAADQNLCLALMGGIGQKSLDANNLTYESQYVLGSYSSSNPSNEVVLNNKASYPDVGFGLVWYMNPSRDKSKLNAFAGVSGFHLNKPNQSFTGVKGTLPVRMTYIGGVKILGEKKVDVSPNVRMTQQAGNTEMSAGVSVDYNLNENMKAVIGAWYRRSDAIAFMVGVEHKMFTFGYSYDAVTSTLNAVAGRAAAHEITLSYKMSRKPKSASSSLDTDTKGKSGSTVGEKQNPFHTF is encoded by the coding sequence ATGAAAAAACTAATTGTATTTCTTGCCATCTGCCATCTGCCATCTGCCATCTGCCTTGTGAAATCTCAGGATTATCGTTTCACGCAAGCATACGCAAACCCCCTGCGGTTGAACCCCGCCATCATGGGAGCAAATTCAGATTTAAGAGCAGGGCTCGGCTACCGCACGCAGTGGAGCAGCATTGAAAAAGGATTCACCACTATGTACTTTTCAGGAATGTATCCTCTGTACATGAAGAGCGGTGGAAAATTAGATGTCGGAGTGAGCGCAATCAACGACAAAGCAGGCGCATTCAAAACCACCGACCTTGCACTTGCTGTTGATTACAACAGAGAAATTGCCGCAGACCAGAATTTATGCCTGGCGCTGATGGGAGGGATTGGTCAGAAATCATTAGACGCAAACAACCTGACTTATGAAAGCCAATATGTGCTGGGTTCATACAGTTCATCCAATCCGTCCAACGAAGTTGTGCTGAACAACAAAGCAAGTTATCCCGATGTTGGTTTCGGGTTGGTGTGGTACATGAATCCTTCGCGCGATAAATCAAAACTAAATGCCTTCGCGGGAGTATCCGGATTTCATCTGAACAAACCCAATCAATCGTTCACAGGAGTAAAAGGAACGCTGCCTGTGCGCATGACGTATATCGGAGGAGTAAAAATTCTCGGAGAGAAAAAAGTGGATGTATCTCCTAATGTGAGAATGACGCAGCAGGCAGGCAACACCGAAATGTCGGCAGGCGTAAGCGTTGATTACAACCTGAACGAGAATATGAAAGCTGTCATTGGCGCATGGTACAGGCGCAGCGATGCCATTGCGTTCATGGTGGGAGTTGAACATAAAATGTTCACTTTCGGATACAGTTATGATGCGGTGACTTCAACACTTAACGCAGTGGCGGGAAGAGCCGCAGCGCATGAAATCACCCTCTCTTATAAAATGAGCCGCAAACCAAAATCTGCTTCCTCTTCTTTAGATACAGATACAAAAGGAAAAAGCGGTAGCACGGTTGGTGAAAAACAAAATCCGTTCCATACGTTCTGA